The following nucleotide sequence is from Spirochaetales bacterium.
CGCTTCCTGAGTTCGTCAGCCTCATCCCCCTTTATTTCAGTGACAAACGGTCCCGCCCCGACACAGGTGGAATATGCCTTTGTCACCGCAATGATCTTTTCAATTTTATACGGGGGAATTCCGGCCCCGACGGCGGCAAATCCCGCGAGTGTCGATGAAGAGGTTGAAAACGGATAAATGCCGTAATCCGGGTCGCGGAGTGCGCCAAGCTGACCCTCGAGGAGAATCATCTTGTTCTGCGCAAGGGCACCATGAAAGAGGGCAAGGGTATCGCAGAGAAACGGCCTGATCGCTTCGGCAAGCGGCCTAATTTCCGCCATAACGGCATCGACTTCGAGCGGTTCCCGGTCATAGAGGTGCCTGATCATGACATTCTTTCTTTCAAGGGCAAGCTGAAGCCTCTCGGCAAGCCGCTTTTCATCGAACATATCCATGACCTGGATCCCGATTTTATGATATTTATCACTGTAAAACGGGGCTATTCCTGACTTTGTCGATCCGAATTGTCTTTTTCCGAGGCGTTCTTCCTCGTACATGTCAAAGAGGATATGATAGGGCAGTACAACCTGCACCCTGTTTGAAATACGAATCGCCGGAGCGGGTACGTTACGCGTTTCGAGTTCATTCAGTTCCTCGATAAACGCGGAAATGTCGAGTGCGACTCCCGGACCGAGTACATTTGTCACATTTTGATAAAAAACGCCCGATGGTAGGAGATGAAGCGCGAATTTACCGAAATTATTGATAATCGTATGTCCCGCATTCTTGCCCCCCTGGAAACGACAGACAAAATCGGATTTTTGGGCAAGATAATCCGTTATTTTACCTTTTCCCTCATCGCCCCAGTTGGCACCGACGATTGCCGTAACACTCATTGTTTTCTCCTTTATACACAGCATCTATCGTGA
It contains:
- a CDS encoding adenylosuccinate synthase; this translates as MSVTAIVGANWGDEGKGKITDYLAQKSDFVCRFQGGKNAGHTIINNFGKFALHLLPSGVFYQNVTNVLGPGVALDISAFIEELNELETRNVPAPAIRISNRVQVVLPYHILFDMYEEERLGKRQFGSTKSGIAPFYSDKYHKIGIQVMDMFDEKRLAERLQLALERKNVMIRHLYDREPLEVDAVMAEIRPLAEAIRPFLCDTLALFHGALAQNKMILLEGQLGALRDPDYGIYPFSTSSSTLAGFAAVGAGIPPYKIEKIIAVTKAYSTCVGAGPFVTEIKGDEADELRKRGGDAGEYGATTGRPRRMGWFDTVATKYGCKAQGATEVELSMLDVLGYRDEIPVCFQYEIDGERTDDFPVTSFIDKAVPVYKNMAGWKKEISHIRTYDDLPDNARRYVETIEESINVPITWISVGPKREEIICRQ